Proteins from a genomic interval of Streptomyces sp. Tu6071:
- a CDS encoding ABC transporter substrate-binding protein — translation MTTSPSPSGAEYAEASSVRVGVLAPLTRPGWAEAGRHLLAGFELAVDKVNGTGGIDGRPLELVVRDTAADPERALAAVDELAALGVAVVAGEYHSVVARAVAGRADALGVPFLCSSAVLDELTEEPTNWVARLAPAQSRGWRIYADFLLGEGRRRIAVASQPSVYWASGARVLREHLAPRGGTVVELDASALAPEALCDALVDHGATALLLLVGHPEPAVPIVRAVRDDVRLAEILIGAPAGQPEFADWSALLGEDGAGIPFLRYLPEVLGPLGARVEKELREHLGEAPSFVAFEGWDTVTVLAEVLRSHGTDRAAIAESWPRVVVDGTRGPIRFSRTTDISVWQWAWTPIQVVDRDPAEPHRFRVLRAG, via the coding sequence ATGACCACATCACCATCGCCGTCCGGAGCGGAGTACGCAGAGGCGTCGTCTGTCCGTGTGGGCGTACTCGCCCCTTTGACACGGCCAGGCTGGGCCGAGGCGGGGCGACACTTGCTCGCAGGGTTCGAGTTGGCCGTTGACAAGGTCAACGGCACAGGCGGGATTGACGGCAGACCACTGGAGCTGGTGGTCAGGGACACCGCGGCCGATCCGGAGCGGGCCTTGGCGGCCGTGGACGAACTGGCCGCCTTGGGCGTGGCTGTTGTGGCGGGCGAGTATCACAGCGTCGTCGCCCGCGCCGTCGCCGGCCGGGCCGACGCCCTGGGCGTGCCGTTCCTCTGCTCGTCCGCAGTGCTTGACGAGCTCACCGAGGAGCCGACGAATTGGGTCGCGCGCCTTGCCCCGGCGCAGTCTCGTGGCTGGCGGATCTACGCGGATTTCCTCCTCGGTGAGGGACGACGCCGGATCGCCGTGGCGAGTCAGCCGAGCGTCTACTGGGCGTCCGGGGCTCGCGTCCTGCGGGAGCACCTCGCTCCACGTGGTGGCACTGTCGTCGAACTCGACGCGAGCGCTCTCGCCCCCGAGGCCCTGTGCGATGCGCTCGTGGACCACGGCGCGACGGCGCTGCTCCTGCTGGTCGGCCACCCGGAGCCGGCGGTGCCGATCGTCAGGGCCGTACGGGATGATGTGCGGCTTGCGGAGATCCTGATCGGCGCTCCGGCCGGACAACCGGAGTTTGCTGACTGGTCCGCGCTTCTGGGCGAGGATGGCGCCGGGATCCCGTTTCTGCGTTACCTGCCTGAGGTCCTCGGCCCGCTCGGCGCACGCGTCGAGAAGGAACTGCGCGAGCATCTGGGCGAAGCGCCTTCCTTCGTCGCCTTCGAGGGCTGGGACACCGTCACTGTCCTTGCCGAGGTGTTGCGTTCCCACGGCACGGACCGGGCAGCAATCGCCGAGTCATGGCCGCGCGTGGTGGTCGATGGCACCCGCGGGCCGATCCGGTTCTCCCGCACCACGGACATCAGCGTTTGGCAATGGGCTTGGACACCGATCCAAGTCGTTGACCGGGACCCCGCGGAGCCCCATCGCTTTCGGGTCCTGCGCGCCGGCTGA
- a CDS encoding carboxymuconolactone decarboxylase family protein produces the protein MPKQSAPQDLAAIAPKLVEVTDEVLFGDIWERPGLSPRDRSLVTVSVLAALYRSEQLGYHLGVALDNGLGVEELSEAITHLAFYAGWPNAMTAITRLKKIADERSA, from the coding sequence ATGCCGAAGCAGTCCGCCCCCCAAGACCTTGCCGCCATTGCTCCGAAGCTGGTGGAGGTCACCGATGAGGTCCTCTTCGGTGACATCTGGGAGCGCCCCGGGCTGTCGCCGCGCGACCGGAGCCTGGTGACTGTGAGCGTCCTGGCGGCGCTCTACCGCAGCGAGCAGCTCGGCTATCACCTTGGCGTCGCCCTGGACAACGGGCTCGGTGTGGAAGAGCTGTCGGAGGCGATCACGCATCTGGCGTTCTACGCGGGCTGGCCCAATGCGATGACCGCGATCACGCGGCTGAAGAAGATCGCCGACGAGCGTTCCGCCTGA
- a CDS encoding helix-turn-helix transcriptional regulator, with translation MSTASDIREFLGSRRARITPQQAGLPAYGGNRRVPGLRREEVALLAGVSIDYYVRLERGHLAGASEEVLDALANALQLDDAERAHLYDLARAAAHRPARRTKRARGPLPDSVLRVLRSMGECPAFIRNGRLDVLATNPLGRALYSPLYATGAREPVNIARFQFLDPTGREFFPHWEEAVNTTVSLLRTEAGRAPHDTGLTGLIGELVTRSDEFRTAWARHNVRLHHTGRKAFHHPAVGVLALDFDAMELPAQPGLTLTAYSAAPGTPDHDTLRLLATWAATEHATGADGLPGKPSTDTTSGSH, from the coding sequence ATGAGTACCGCGAGCGACATCCGCGAATTCCTTGGCTCCCGCCGCGCCAGGATCACCCCGCAGCAGGCCGGGCTGCCCGCCTACGGCGGCAACCGGCGCGTGCCCGGCCTGCGCCGCGAGGAAGTCGCCCTGCTCGCCGGCGTCAGCATCGACTACTACGTCCGCCTGGAGCGCGGCCACCTCGCCGGAGCCTCCGAAGAAGTCCTTGACGCGCTCGCGAACGCTCTCCAGCTCGACGACGCCGAACGCGCTCACCTGTACGACCTGGCCCGCGCCGCCGCCCACCGGCCCGCCCGTCGCACCAAGCGCGCCCGCGGCCCCCTGCCCGACAGCGTGCTGCGCGTCCTGCGCTCCATGGGCGAATGCCCGGCCTTCATCCGAAACGGCCGCCTTGACGTCCTGGCCACCAACCCCCTGGGCCGCGCCCTGTACAGCCCGCTCTACGCCACCGGCGCACGCGAACCGGTCAACATCGCGCGCTTCCAGTTCCTCGACCCCACAGGCCGCGAATTCTTCCCCCACTGGGAGGAAGCCGTGAACACCACCGTCTCCCTCCTGCGTACCGAAGCCGGACGAGCCCCGCATGACACCGGGCTGACCGGACTGATCGGGGAGCTCGTCACCCGCAGCGATGAGTTCCGCACCGCTTGGGCCAGGCACAACGTGCGCCTGCATCACACGGGCCGCAAAGCGTTCCACCACCCCGCTGTCGGCGTCCTCGCCCTCGACTTCGACGCCATGGAACTACCGGCTCAGCCGGGACTGACCCTGACCGCCTACAGCGCCGCCCCCGGCACCCCCGACCACGACACCCTGCGGCTTCTCGCCACCTGGGCCGCCACCGAGCACGCTACGGGCGCAGACGGGCTCCCTGGCAAGCCGTCCACCGACACCACATCGGGCAGCCACTAA
- a CDS encoding cupin domain-containing protein: MTASGFDQIFPLGEKNDAFAQYFTGQSYLAPLASGSVPVSNVSFEPGCRNNWHIHRGTSGGGDQILLCTAGNGWYQAEGEEAVSMEPGTVIRVPAGTKHWHGAKADSWFSHLAFITPGENVRNEWLEPVDDEAYGQLPKNGANA, translated from the coding sequence ATGACCGCAAGCGGATTCGACCAGATCTTCCCCCTCGGGGAGAAGAACGACGCCTTCGCGCAGTACTTCACCGGCCAGAGCTACCTGGCCCCGCTCGCCTCGGGGAGCGTTCCCGTCAGCAACGTTTCCTTCGAGCCGGGCTGCCGCAATAACTGGCACATCCACCGCGGCACGAGCGGGGGCGGCGACCAGATCCTGCTGTGCACGGCCGGCAACGGCTGGTACCAGGCCGAGGGCGAGGAGGCTGTCAGCATGGAGCCGGGCACCGTGATCCGCGTCCCGGCGGGCACGAAGCACTGGCACGGGGCGAAGGCCGACTCGTGGTTCTCCCACCTCGCCTTCATCACCCCGGGTGAGAACGTCCGCAACGAATGGCTGGAGCCCGTCGACGACGAGGCGTACGGACAGCTGCCGAAGAACGGAGCGAACGCATGA
- a CDS encoding aldo/keto reductase encodes MTILNETYTLSNGVEIPKLGLGTWFIDDDKAADAVRAAVGIGYRNIDTAQAYGNEHGVGDGVRSCGVPREELFVSTKLAAEIKDYDRAIAAIDGSLTALGLDHVDLMLIHSPQPWDDFRGGDYAQGNREAWRALEDAHQAGKIRAVGVSNFQQHDLENILEGARVVPHVNQLLVHAGNTPSGLLAYCESKQILVEAYSPIAHGAILENTDVQAMAHKYGVSVPQLCIRYTLQLGTVSLPKTANLEHMRSNAEVAFEISGADMDVLRDLRDVDYGEHSAFPVYSGK; translated from the coding sequence ATGACCATCCTGAACGAGACCTACACGCTGTCGAACGGGGTTGAGATCCCCAAGCTGGGGCTCGGCACCTGGTTCATCGACGACGACAAGGCGGCCGACGCGGTGCGCGCGGCCGTCGGGATCGGCTACCGCAACATCGACACCGCCCAGGCATACGGCAACGAGCACGGCGTCGGCGACGGCGTACGCAGCTGCGGGGTGCCCCGTGAGGAGCTGTTCGTCTCGACCAAGCTCGCCGCCGAGATCAAGGACTACGACCGGGCGATCGCCGCGATCGACGGCTCTCTGACCGCGCTGGGCCTGGACCACGTCGACCTCATGCTGATCCACAGCCCGCAGCCCTGGGACGACTTCCGCGGCGGCGACTACGCCCAGGGCAACCGTGAGGCATGGCGTGCCCTGGAGGACGCCCACCAGGCCGGGAAGATCCGCGCCGTCGGCGTCTCAAACTTCCAGCAGCACGATCTGGAGAACATTCTTGAGGGCGCGCGCGTGGTCCCGCACGTGAACCAGCTCCTCGTGCACGCCGGCAATACCCCCTCCGGCCTGCTGGCCTACTGCGAGAGCAAGCAGATCCTCGTCGAGGCGTACTCCCCCATCGCCCACGGCGCGATCCTCGAGAACACCGATGTCCAGGCCATGGCACACAAGTACGGCGTATCCGTCCCCCAGCTGTGCATCCGCTACACCCTGCAACTGGGCACAGTGTCACTGCCCAAGACGGCCAACCTCGAGCACATGCGCTCCAACGCCGAGGTCGCCTTCGAGATCTCCGGCGCCGACATGGACGTCCTTCGAGACCTGCGCGACGTGGACTACGGCGAACACAGCGCCTTCCCCGTCTACAGCGGCAAGTGA